The following coding sequences are from one Melanotaenia boesemani isolate fMelBoe1 chromosome 17, fMelBoe1.pri, whole genome shotgun sequence window:
- the kifc1 gene encoding kinesin-like protein KIFC1 produces the protein MSRLPVMTSKRVLTSSSAENSQDLAPAQKRLRKDQDLHKPQAAATVIGDRRPPAAAARPPISKPVRGAGAATVAFGPSRGVQKQAAASTVPKGSNVKQPASTKTGGTGAPRRQAWDLKGKVSDMECKIRNYQTKVRSVNEENEGLKGSMAQSQTKVTQLEREVLRQRSQISEYETELQALSGVREELDKVSSEKSFLQKEFTNLEGKYRVMETLRDSQETELQTLKMKMSVQESAMARLQTTLRDTEEEVRSLKDTVAQQRDELHMGEMERRRLHNTIQELKGNIRVFCRVRPLVDGGLSKHIQLTPCDDKAIVLAKTEESHTGKTTDTQKNYNFSFDRVFGPQALQLEIFEEISLLVQSALDGYNVCCFAYGQTGSGKTYTMEGNEFDDARGVIPRAVQQIFKASDKLGSQGWEFTFTASFVEIYNETLRDLLYTGKASKRPEHEIRKTAANEVTITNLTYEKVYTEDQVLGLIALAQKNRSTAQTAQNDRSSRSHSVFQLHIEGVNAGRDIRCKSTLCLVDLAGSERMVKSQSQGDRFKEMTAINSSLSNLGIVITALANKESHVPYRNSKLTYLLQDCLGGNSKTLMFVNISPEPDSFGETLNSLRFASKVNDCVIGTATSNKK, from the exons ATGTCCCGCTTGCCCGTCATGACAAGCAAGAGGGTTCTCACTAGCAGTAGTGCGGAGAATTCCCAAGACTTGGCACCTGCGCAG aaGAGACTGCGCAAGGACCAAGATCTGCATAAACCGCAGGCAGCGGCTACAGTTATCGGTGACAGGCGACCTCCTGCCGCTGCAGCCAGACCGCCAATTT CTAAGCCAGTCAGAGGTGCAGGAGCTGCCACTGTGGCTTTTGGTCCATCCCGAG GTGTCCAGAAACAGGCTGCAGCTTCTACTGTTCCAAAGGGAAGCAATGTCAAACAACCTGCTAGTACAAAAACAG GTGGGACTGGGGCCCCCAGACGGCAAGCATGGGACCTGAAGGGTAAGGTCAGCGACATGGAGTGTAAGATCCGCAACTACCAAACGAAAGTCAGATCTGTTAATGAGGAGAATGAGGGGCTGAAAGGCTCGATGGCTCAGAGTCAAACCAAAGTGACTCAACTGGAGAGAGAAGTTTTGAGACAGAGGAGCCAGATCAG TGAGTATGAGACAGAGCTACAGGCACTGTCCGGAGTTCGTGAGGAACTGGATAAAGTATCAAGTGAGAAGAGCTTTCTTCAGAAGGAGTTCACCAATTTGGAGGGGAAATACAGGGTCATGGAGACTCTGAGAGACAGCCAAGAGACAGAGCTGCAGACTCTAAAG ATGAAGATGTCAGTGCAGGAGTCAGCAATGGCCCGCCTGCAGACCACACTCAGAGATACAGAGGAGGAGGTGCGTTCCCTCAAAGACACTGTGGCCCAGCAGAGGGATGAGCTTCATATGGGGGAGATGGAGCGTAGACGTCTGCACAATACCATCCAGGAGCTCAAG GGTAATATCAGGGTGTTTTGCAGAGTGCGCCCACTAGTGGATGGAGGTCTCAGCAAACACATCCAGCTTACACCCTGTGATGACAAGGCTATCGTTTTGGCCAAAACAGAGGAG TCTCACACGGGCAAAACTACAGACACTCAGAAGAACTATAATTTCAGCTTTGATCGAGTGTTTGGGCCCCAGGCTTTACAGCTGGAg atTTTTGAAGAGATCTCGCTGCTGGTGCAGTCAGCGCTGGATGGATACAACGTCTGCTGCTTTGCTTACGGTCAGACGGGGAGCGGAAAGACCTACACGATGGAGGGAAATGAGTTTGATGACGCCAGAGGTGTCATTCCCAGAGCTGTGCAGCAAATATTCAAAGCAAGCGATAAGCTGGGATCACAAGGCTGGGAG ttCACCTTCACTGCAAGCTTTGTTGAAATTTACAACGAGACCCTGCGGGACCTCCTGTACACCGGCAAGGCCAGCAAGAGGCCAGAACACGAGATCCGAAAGACGGCCGCCAACGAGGTGACGATCACCAACCTCACCTACGAGAAAGTCTACACCGAGGATCAG GTCCTCGGTCTGATTGCTTTGGCCCAAAAGAATCGCTCCACGGCCCAGACAGCCCAGAACGACCGCTCCTCTCGCTCCCATTCAGTCTTCCAGCTGCATATCGAGGGAGTGAATGCTGGCAGGGATATCAGATGCAAGT CGACCCTCTGTCTGGTGGACTTGGCTGGCAGTGAGCGAATGGTGAAGAGTCAGTCTCAGGGTGATCGTTTCAAAGAGATGACCGCCATCAACAGCTCGCTGTCCAACCTGGGCATCGTCATCACTGCACTCGCCAACAAG GAGAGCCATGTTCCATACAGGAACTCCAAACTTACCTACCTTCTGCAGGACTGCTTGGGGGGAAACAGTAAAAC aTTGATGTTTGTGAACATTTCTCCAGAGCCAGACAGCTTTGGAGAAACTCTCAACTCTCTGAGGTTTGCCAGCAAG GTGAACGACTGTGTGATTGGGACAGCAACCTCCAACAAAAAGTag
- the znf384a gene encoding zinc finger protein 384a isoform X1, which produces MDDSHFNSSYFWSPVPTVQGQIENAMFLNKAKEQLGPEKANAPPFPHSSASSTSSPHYPTAVLAIPSSVDAGGGVRVVPKQEGGGGTAGGGGGGHSSNAPLSVVGGHLHQSHTSQNVTVVPVPSTGIMTAAGLVITTPQGTLVPSSTQSFVAGPHTATTMIVSALHPSNTDKKEDVTIPPAVVMPTPSKRGRKSKQMMGRVSGVLPPGSDALILAHLAAGGQHHTTDPYDLSNDEDDHTSKDGPKSYRCRMCAVTFFSKSDMQIHAKSHTEAKPHKCPHCSKSFANSSYLSQHIRIHSGAKPYTCTYCQKTFRQLSHLQQHTRNHTEAKPHKCPHCSKSFANSSYLSQHIRIHTGAKPYTCSYCQKTFRQLSHLQQHTRIHTGDRPYKCNHPGCDKAFTQLSNLQSHRRQHNKDKPYKCHNCNRGYTDAASLEVHLSTHTVKHAKLFSCGLCNRSYTSETYLMKHMRKHNPDPLTVAATVAAQQAQGLTPGGGGGRGRGRGRGRGGGRASQLQSQSNPNNTNQNPNTGPPGSYQPTQQPTEAVVPCPFDLHQYKTVAASEIQYKPVTVADLPVTHKDLCLTVSTSAIQVEHMNS; this is translated from the exons ATGGACGATTCCCATTTCAACTCATCATACTTTTGGTCTCCCGTCCCCACTGTACAAGGACAG ATCGAGAACGCCATGTTCCTCAACAAGGCTAAGGAGCAGCTGGGTCCAGAGAAGGCCAACGCGCCCCCCTTCCCTCACTCTTCTGCATCTTCCACTTCCTCCCCCCACTACCCTACAGCTGTGCTTGCAATCCCAAGCTCAGTGGATGCAGGGGGTGGCGTGCGAGTGGTTCCCAAACAGGAAGGAGGTGGGGGCACcgcaggaggaggtggtggtggacaCAGCAGTAATGCACCTTTGAGTGTGGTCGGGGGACACCTGCATCAGTCGCACACCTCCCAGAACGTCACAGTTGTGCCTGTTCCCTCCACGGGCATCATGACTGCAG CGGGCTTAGTGATCACCACCCCTCAAGGCACGCTGGTCCCCAGCTCCACACAGTCATTTGTAGCTGGACCCCATACTGCAACCACCATGATAGTGTCTGCGCTGCACCCCTCAAATACAG ATAAGAAGGAGGATGTTACCATTCCTCCAGCAGTAGTCATGCCAACGCCATCAAAGCGAGGCAGAAAGAGCAAACAGATGATGGGCAGAGTGAGTGGAGTCCTCCCTCCAGGAAGTGATGCATTAATATTGGCACACCTTGCGGCTGGTGGACAG CACCACACGACTGACCCATATGATCTGTCaaatgatgaagatgatcatACAAGCAAAGATGGTCCCAAATCCTACAG ATGTCGAATGTGTGCGGTGACGTTCTTCAGCAAGTCAGACATGCAGATCCACGCCAAGTCCCACACTGAGGCTAAACCTCACAAGTGTCCCCACTGCTCCAAGTCGTTTGCCAACTCCAGCTACCTGTCCCAGCACATCCGCATCCACAGCGGGGCCAAGCCCTACACCTGCACCTACTGCCAGAAAACATTCAGGCAGCTCAGTCACCTACAGCAGCACACACG AAACCACACTGAGGCCAAGCCCCACAAGTGTCCCCACTGCTCCAAGTCGTTTGCCAACTCCAGCTACCTGTCCCAGCACATCCGCATCCACACCGGGGCCAAGCCCTACACCTGCTCCTACTGCCAGAAAACATTCAGGCAGCTCAGTCACCTACAGCAGCACACACG AATTCACACTGGTGATCGACCGTATAAGTGTAACCACCCTGGTTGTGATAAAGCTTTCACTCAATTATCTAACCTACAG TCTCACCGTCGGCAGCACAACAAAGACAAGCCATACAAGTGCCACAACTGTAACCGTGGTTACACAGATGCTGCCAGCCTGGAGGTGCACCTGTCCACACATACTGTCAAACATGCCAAGCTGTTCTCCTGTGGCCTCTGTAACAGATCCTACACCTCG GAGACGTATCTAATGAAACACATGAGGAAGCACAACCCTGACCCATTAACAGTGGCAGCAACAGTAGCCGCTCAGCAGGCGCAGGGCCTTACGCCAGGCGGAGGAGGTGGCAGGGGCCGTGGCCGTGgtcgaggaagaggaggtggcaGAGCTAGCCAGCTCCAAAGTCAATCTAATCCCAACAACACCAACCAGAACCCTAATACTGGACCCCCAGGCAGCTACCAGCCAACCCAGCAACCCACAGAAGCTGTGGTTCCATGTCCATTTGACCTGCACCAGTACAAGACAGTAGCAGCCAGTGAGatccagtacaaaccagtcacTGTGGCAGACCTGCCCGTGACCCACAAAGACCTCTGCCTAACTGTGTCTACATCAGCCATACAGGTGGAGCACATGAACTCGTAG
- the znf384a gene encoding zinc finger protein 384a isoform X3, whose protein sequence is MDDSHFNSSYFWSPVPTVQGQIENAMFLNKAKEQLGPEKANAPPFPHSSASSTSSPHYPTAVLAIPSSVDAGGGVRVVPKQEGGGGTAGGGGGGHSSNAPLSVVGGHLHQSHTSQNVTVVPVPSTGIMTAAGLVITTPQGTLVPSSTQSFVAGPHTATTMIVSALHPSNTDKKEDVTIPPAVVMPTPSKRGRKSKQMMGRVSGVLPPGSDALILAHLAAGGQHHTTDPYDLSNDEDDHTSKDGPKSYRCRMCAVTFFSKSDMQIHAKSHTEAKPHKCPHCSKSFANSSYLSQHIRIHSGAKPYTCTYCQKTFRQLSHLQQHTRIHTGDRPYKCNHPGCDKAFTQLSNLQSHRRQHNKDKPYKCHNCNRGYTDAASLEVHLSTHTVKHAKLFSCGLCNRSYTSETYLMKHMRKHNPDPLTVAATVAAQQAQGLTPGGGGGRGRGRGRGRGGGRASQLQSQSNPNNTNQNPNTGPPGSYQPTQQPTEAVVPCPFDLHQYKTVAASEIQYKPVTVADLPVTHKDLCLTVSTSAIQVEHMNS, encoded by the exons ATGGACGATTCCCATTTCAACTCATCATACTTTTGGTCTCCCGTCCCCACTGTACAAGGACAG ATCGAGAACGCCATGTTCCTCAACAAGGCTAAGGAGCAGCTGGGTCCAGAGAAGGCCAACGCGCCCCCCTTCCCTCACTCTTCTGCATCTTCCACTTCCTCCCCCCACTACCCTACAGCTGTGCTTGCAATCCCAAGCTCAGTGGATGCAGGGGGTGGCGTGCGAGTGGTTCCCAAACAGGAAGGAGGTGGGGGCACcgcaggaggaggtggtggtggacaCAGCAGTAATGCACCTTTGAGTGTGGTCGGGGGACACCTGCATCAGTCGCACACCTCCCAGAACGTCACAGTTGTGCCTGTTCCCTCCACGGGCATCATGACTGCAG CGGGCTTAGTGATCACCACCCCTCAAGGCACGCTGGTCCCCAGCTCCACACAGTCATTTGTAGCTGGACCCCATACTGCAACCACCATGATAGTGTCTGCGCTGCACCCCTCAAATACAG ATAAGAAGGAGGATGTTACCATTCCTCCAGCAGTAGTCATGCCAACGCCATCAAAGCGAGGCAGAAAGAGCAAACAGATGATGGGCAGAGTGAGTGGAGTCCTCCCTCCAGGAAGTGATGCATTAATATTGGCACACCTTGCGGCTGGTGGACAG CACCACACGACTGACCCATATGATCTGTCaaatgatgaagatgatcatACAAGCAAAGATGGTCCCAAATCCTACAG ATGTCGAATGTGTGCGGTGACGTTCTTCAGCAAGTCAGACATGCAGATCCACGCCAAGTCCCACACTGAGGCTAAACCTCACAAGTGTCCCCACTGCTCCAAGTCGTTTGCCAACTCCAGCTACCTGTCCCAGCACATCCGCATCCACAGCGGGGCCAAGCCCTACACCTGCACCTACTGCCAGAAAACATTCAGGCAGCTCAGTCACCTACAGCAGCACACACG AATTCACACTGGTGATCGACCGTATAAGTGTAACCACCCTGGTTGTGATAAAGCTTTCACTCAATTATCTAACCTACAG TCTCACCGTCGGCAGCACAACAAAGACAAGCCATACAAGTGCCACAACTGTAACCGTGGTTACACAGATGCTGCCAGCCTGGAGGTGCACCTGTCCACACATACTGTCAAACATGCCAAGCTGTTCTCCTGTGGCCTCTGTAACAGATCCTACACCTCG GAGACGTATCTAATGAAACACATGAGGAAGCACAACCCTGACCCATTAACAGTGGCAGCAACAGTAGCCGCTCAGCAGGCGCAGGGCCTTACGCCAGGCGGAGGAGGTGGCAGGGGCCGTGGCCGTGgtcgaggaagaggaggtggcaGAGCTAGCCAGCTCCAAAGTCAATCTAATCCCAACAACACCAACCAGAACCCTAATACTGGACCCCCAGGCAGCTACCAGCCAACCCAGCAACCCACAGAAGCTGTGGTTCCATGTCCATTTGACCTGCACCAGTACAAGACAGTAGCAGCCAGTGAGatccagtacaaaccagtcacTGTGGCAGACCTGCCCGTGACCCACAAAGACCTCTGCCTAACTGTGTCTACATCAGCCATACAGGTGGAGCACATGAACTCGTAG
- the znf384a gene encoding zinc finger protein 384a isoform X2, which yields MFLNKAKEQLGPEKANAPPFPHSSASSTSSPHYPTAVLAIPSSVDAGGGVRVVPKQEGGGGTAGGGGGGHSSNAPLSVVGGHLHQSHTSQNVTVVPVPSTGIMTAAGLVITTPQGTLVPSSTQSFVAGPHTATTMIVSALHPSNTDKKEDVTIPPAVVMPTPSKRGRKSKQMMGRVSGVLPPGSDALILAHLAAGGQHHTTDPYDLSNDEDDHTSKDGPKSYRCRMCAVTFFSKSDMQIHAKSHTEAKPHKCPHCSKSFANSSYLSQHIRIHSGAKPYTCTYCQKTFRQLSHLQQHTRNHTEAKPHKCPHCSKSFANSSYLSQHIRIHTGAKPYTCSYCQKTFRQLSHLQQHTRIHTGDRPYKCNHPGCDKAFTQLSNLQSHRRQHNKDKPYKCHNCNRGYTDAASLEVHLSTHTVKHAKLFSCGLCNRSYTSETYLMKHMRKHNPDPLTVAATVAAQQAQGLTPGGGGGRGRGRGRGRGGGRASQLQSQSNPNNTNQNPNTGPPGSYQPTQQPTEAVVPCPFDLHQYKTVAASEIQYKPVTVADLPVTHKDLCLTVSTSAIQVEHMNS from the exons ATGTTCCTCAACAAGGCTAAGGAGCAGCTGGGTCCAGAGAAGGCCAACGCGCCCCCCTTCCCTCACTCTTCTGCATCTTCCACTTCCTCCCCCCACTACCCTACAGCTGTGCTTGCAATCCCAAGCTCAGTGGATGCAGGGGGTGGCGTGCGAGTGGTTCCCAAACAGGAAGGAGGTGGGGGCACcgcaggaggaggtggtggtggacaCAGCAGTAATGCACCTTTGAGTGTGGTCGGGGGACACCTGCATCAGTCGCACACCTCCCAGAACGTCACAGTTGTGCCTGTTCCCTCCACGGGCATCATGACTGCAG CGGGCTTAGTGATCACCACCCCTCAAGGCACGCTGGTCCCCAGCTCCACACAGTCATTTGTAGCTGGACCCCATACTGCAACCACCATGATAGTGTCTGCGCTGCACCCCTCAAATACAG ATAAGAAGGAGGATGTTACCATTCCTCCAGCAGTAGTCATGCCAACGCCATCAAAGCGAGGCAGAAAGAGCAAACAGATGATGGGCAGAGTGAGTGGAGTCCTCCCTCCAGGAAGTGATGCATTAATATTGGCACACCTTGCGGCTGGTGGACAG CACCACACGACTGACCCATATGATCTGTCaaatgatgaagatgatcatACAAGCAAAGATGGTCCCAAATCCTACAG ATGTCGAATGTGTGCGGTGACGTTCTTCAGCAAGTCAGACATGCAGATCCACGCCAAGTCCCACACTGAGGCTAAACCTCACAAGTGTCCCCACTGCTCCAAGTCGTTTGCCAACTCCAGCTACCTGTCCCAGCACATCCGCATCCACAGCGGGGCCAAGCCCTACACCTGCACCTACTGCCAGAAAACATTCAGGCAGCTCAGTCACCTACAGCAGCACACACG AAACCACACTGAGGCCAAGCCCCACAAGTGTCCCCACTGCTCCAAGTCGTTTGCCAACTCCAGCTACCTGTCCCAGCACATCCGCATCCACACCGGGGCCAAGCCCTACACCTGCTCCTACTGCCAGAAAACATTCAGGCAGCTCAGTCACCTACAGCAGCACACACG AATTCACACTGGTGATCGACCGTATAAGTGTAACCACCCTGGTTGTGATAAAGCTTTCACTCAATTATCTAACCTACAG TCTCACCGTCGGCAGCACAACAAAGACAAGCCATACAAGTGCCACAACTGTAACCGTGGTTACACAGATGCTGCCAGCCTGGAGGTGCACCTGTCCACACATACTGTCAAACATGCCAAGCTGTTCTCCTGTGGCCTCTGTAACAGATCCTACACCTCG GAGACGTATCTAATGAAACACATGAGGAAGCACAACCCTGACCCATTAACAGTGGCAGCAACAGTAGCCGCTCAGCAGGCGCAGGGCCTTACGCCAGGCGGAGGAGGTGGCAGGGGCCGTGGCCGTGgtcgaggaagaggaggtggcaGAGCTAGCCAGCTCCAAAGTCAATCTAATCCCAACAACACCAACCAGAACCCTAATACTGGACCCCCAGGCAGCTACCAGCCAACCCAGCAACCCACAGAAGCTGTGGTTCCATGTCCATTTGACCTGCACCAGTACAAGACAGTAGCAGCCAGTGAGatccagtacaaaccagtcacTGTGGCAGACCTGCCCGTGACCCACAAAGACCTCTGCCTAACTGTGTCTACATCAGCCATACAGGTGGAGCACATGAACTCGTAG
- the flot1a gene encoding flotillin-1a, producing the protein MFYTCGPNEAMVVSGFCRSPPMMIAGGRVFVIPCIQQIQRISLNTLTLNVKSDKVYTRHGVPISVTGIAQMKIQGQNKQMLAAACQMFMGKSEPEIAQIALETLEGHQRAIIAHLTVEEIYKDRKKFSEQVFKVASSDLVNMGISVVSYTLKDVHDDQDYLHSLGKARTAQVQKDARIGEAQNKRDAVIREAHAMQEKISAQYRNEIDMAKAQRDYELKKAAYDIEVNTKKAESEMAYQLQVAKTKQRIEEEKMQVQVVERTQQIMLQEQEITRREKELEAKVKKPAEAERYRLEKLAEAQRLKMIMEAEAEAESIKVKGEAEAFALEAKGRAEAEQMAKKAEAFQEYKDGAMVDMLLEKLPLMAEEISKPLCEARKVTMVSSGGGEVGAAKLSGEVLDIMTRLPDAVEKLTGVSISQVSSRTG; encoded by the exons ATGTTCTACACTTGTGGTCCCAATGAAGCTATGGTGGTGTCAG gctTCTGTCGTTCTCCTCCAATGATGATCGCTGGCGGCCGAGTGTTCGTCATCCCATGCATACAGCAAATACAGAG GATTTCTCTGAACACTCTGACTCTGAACGTGAAGAGTGATAAGGTCTACACTCGCCATGGAGTTCCCATCTCTGTCACTGGGATCGCTCAG ATGAAGATCCAGGGTCAGAATAAACAGATGCTGGCTGCAGCTTGCCAGATGTTCATGGGGAAGTCAGAGCCAGAGATCGCTCAGATTGCTTTGGAGACGCTGGAGGGACATCAGCGAGCCATCATCGCCCACTTGACAGTTGAG GAGATCTACAAAGACCGTAAGAAGTTCTCAGAGCAGGTTTTCAAGGTGGCTTCCTCAGACCTGGTCAACATGGGCATCAGCGTGGTCAGCTACACTCTCAAAGATGTTCATGACGACCAG GATTATCTGCACTCACTGGGAAAAGCTCGGACAGCCCAGGTTCAGAAAGACGCTCGCATTGGAGAAGCCCAGAATAAGAGAGATGCTGTGATCCGG GAGGCTCATGCAATGCAGGAGAAAATATCTGCTCAGTACAGGAATGAGATCGACATGGCAAAGGCGCAGAGAGACTATGAGCTGAAGAAGGCAGCCTATGACATAGAAGTGAACACAAAGAAGGCTGAGTCAGAGATGGCCTACCAGCTGCAG GTAGCAAAGACGAAGCAGCGTATTGAGGAGGAGAAGATGCAGGTCCAGGTGGTCGAGCGGACGCAGCAGATCATGCTGCAGGAGCAGGAGATCACCCGCAGGGAGAAGGAGCTGGAGGCCAAAGTGAAGAAACCTGCAGAGGCAGAGCGGTACCGTCTGGAGAAACTGGCTGAGGCTCAGCG CCTGAAGATGATTATGGAGGCAGAAGCCGAAGCTGAGTCCATAAAG GTTAAAGGTGAGGCTGAGGCGTTTGCTTTGGAGGCCAAGGGTCGAGCTGAGGCTGAGCAGATGGCAAAGAAGGCAGAAGCCTTCCAGGAGTACAAGGACGGCGCCATGGTGGACATGTTGCTGGAGAAACTGCCTCTG ATGGCAGAAGAGATCAGCAAGCCTCTGTGTGAGGCCAGAAAAGTTACCATGGTGTCCAGCGGAGGTGGAGAGGTGGGGGCAGCCAAACTGTCCGGAGAGGTGTTGGACATCATGACCCGCCTCCCTGATGCTGTGGAGAAACTGACCGGAGTCAGCATCTCTCAG GTGTCCTCTCGTACAGGCTGA
- the LOC121657025 gene encoding tubulin beta chain-like: MREIVHIQAGQCGNQIGAKFWEVISDEHGIDPTGAYHGDSDLQLDRISVYYNEASGGKYVPRAILVDLEPGTMDSVRSGPFGQIFRPDNFVFGQSGAGNNWAKGHYTEGAELVDSVLDVVRKEAESCECLQGFQLTHSLGGGTGSGMGTLLISKIREEYPDRIMNTFSVVPSPKVSDTVVEPYNATLSVHQLVENTDETYCIDNEALYDICFRTLKLTTPTYGDLNHLVSATMSGVTTCLRFPGQLNADLRKLAVNMVPFPRLHFFMPGFAPLTSRGSQQYRALTVPELTQQVFDAKNMMAACDPRHGRYLTVAAVFRGRMSMKEVDEQMLNVQNKNSSYFVEWIPNNVKTAVCDIPPRGLKMAVTFIGNSTAIQELFKRISEQFTAMFRRKAFLHWYTGEGMDEMEFTEAESNMNDLVSEYQQYQDATAEEEGEFEEDVEEDA; encoded by the exons ATGAGGGAAATTGTGCACATCCAGGCTGGCCAGTGCGGCAACCAAATTGGCGCAAAG TTCTGGGAGGTGATCAGTGATGAGCATGGCATCGACCCAACAGGAGCCTACCATGGAGACAGTGACCTGCAGCTGGACAGGATCAGTGTGTATTACAATGAAGCCTCAG GTGGGAAGTATGTGCCCAGAGCCATTCTTGTTGACCTGGAACCAGGCACCATGGACTCAGTCCGCTCTGGACCCTTTGGCCAAATCTTCAGACCGGATAACTTTGTCTTTG GTCAGAGTGGAGCAGGAAACAACTGGGCCAAAGGTCACTACACGGAGGGGGCGGAGCTTGTGGATTCAGTTCTGGATGTGGTGAGGAAGGAGGCTGAGAGCTGCGAGTGCCTGCAGGGCTTCCAGCTCACTCACTCCCTCGGGGGAGGCACCGGCTCCGGCATGGGAACGCTGCTCATCAGCAAGATCCGAGAGGAGTACCCCGACCGCATCATGAACACCTTCAGTGTGGTGCCCTCTCCTAAG GTTTCAGATACGGTGGTTGAGCCGTACAACGCCACCCTGTCGGTCCACCAGCTGGTAGAAAACACAGATGAGACCTACTGTATTGACAACGAAGCCCTTTATGACATTTGCTTCCGCACTCTTAAACTCACCACACCCACCTACGGCGACCTCAACCACCTGGTGTCGGCCACCATGAGCGGCGTCACCACCTGCCTCCGTTTTCCCGGCCAACTGAACGCCGATCTGAGGAAGCTGGCCGTCAACATGGTGCCCTTCCCTCGCCTCCACTTCTTCATGCCCGGCTTTGCCCCTCTGACGAGCCGAGGCAGCCAGCAGTACCGCGCCCTGACGGTGCCCGAGCTCACCCAGCAGGTCTTCGACGCCAAAAACATGATGGCGGCGTGCGACCCTCGTCACGGTCGCTACCTGACGGTGGCCGCAGTTTTCCGTGGCCGCATGTCCATGAAGGAGGTGGACGAGCAGATGCTGAACGTCCAGAACAAGAACAGCAGCTACTTTGTGGAGTGGATCCCCAACAACGTCAAGACGGCGGTCTGCGACATCCCGCCGCGCGGCCTCAAGATGGCCGTCACCTTCATTGGCAACAGCACGGCCATACAGGAGCTGTTCAAACGCATCTCTGAGCAGTTCACCGCCATGTTCCGCCGCAAGGCCTTCCTGCACTGGTACACCGGCGAGGGCATGGACGAGATGGAGTTCACAGAAGCCGAGAGCAACATGAACGACCTGGTGTCGGAGTACCAGCAGTACCAGGACGCCACGGCCGAGGAAGAGGGGGAGTTTGAAGAGGATGTGGAGGAGGACGCCTGA